A stretch of the Actinoalloteichus fjordicus genome encodes the following:
- a CDS encoding Eco57I restriction-modification methylase domain-containing protein: MNTRFRGPRPVDGAAQHRDWLSLVEVNGPFLSLPVLIDTWPTLDALDKTELPVLRQRHTRWQADGASGAGDWIDYVLRDLLGWGDALHTEELDALRMEVGEHDTTLTPDFVLAEPGAEPRGEQVRLIGLRCAPGQVPTSRIAGSPWAATPVDRVSTLCRKHGVELGLVTDGRWWALVWAPRGGATGTAVFDAVPWAEAAERQVVRAFRSLLCRRRFFGVPDGEQLIPLLVRSKDNQEDITDRLGVQVRQAVELLVAAVGRAELEERRTGEVEPRSAQEVYRASVMVMMRIVFLLFAEERGLLPADNDLYMKSYSAGGLRAELAERARDSGENVLEHGYAAWHRLLALFEAVYSGVEHPRLTMHAHDGSIFDPAGYATLPRRIDDRTVLHMLSAVQEVTIGRGRKAETRSVSFRSLDVEQIGYVYEGLLSFEGLRADEVVIGLIGKEGMEEEVALTDLEELAAQSEDVPALAAMLAELFKASKIGSAAALAKKLAPVTGVAREEQRKRLLAVNGKDHELAERLLPFAELIRPDLRGLPTVILPGALFVTESSLRKNTGTHYTPRFLAEEVVEGALQPLVYTHGPLQTADESTWQPKTSAELLRLRVADIAMGSAAFLVAAARYLGDRLVEAWTREGHELVRDYRAEDHVTDPDSDPVRITARRLVIEHCLYGADINEMAVEMAKLSLWLVSMDATRPFTFLDDRLVAGDSLLGITSLDQLEYLHLDPEKGREIHEDDVFGWTAGVRELVAEIAAARRRLTEIELGSDPLAALAEKRRLLAEAARRTEQVRLFADLTVGAALSRAGKGDRAVAAASVAAAQLAAGVAAGEPGALEKAEQQRTDWLATDQVPGSFDREPIHWPLVFPEVFEGGGFDAVVGNPPFLGGKKVSGATGSSYREYLTLFIAKERKGNADLVAFFVLRFGDLSGPAGQFGLVATSTLAQGDTREVGLDQLIEGGAMIRRAVKSARWPSRSAALEYCAVWASFQNLSGAAERVLDGALVQGVTSSLLAESRAMGNPKRLVANSGLAFQGAVVLGLGFTLDVDRVGKLIDGDRRNLDILFPYLNGKDINSRSDLSASRWVINFHDWDQARAREYSECFEKVNSEVRPEREKSNRNVYRVKWWQFAEKQFAMQDAIAGLDRVILIALVSNTVMPVMVKTGQVFSHALEVFATDDAALLSLLSCAPHYWWVLARASTLGVGAGVRYTPSDVFETFPFPTLTQEMRDLGDRLDTFRREVMLGRQLGLTKLYNQVFSADYVDDDLTELRRIHRAIDEATVRAYGWDDLLDQLDHGFHPAGKDTRYTIGPAAQREILDRLLELNHERYAQEVAEGLHDKKSAKQKQTAKAKKQAPPQEEGLF; encoded by the coding sequence ATGAACACCCGATTCCGCGGCCCTCGCCCCGTCGACGGCGCCGCCCAGCACCGCGACTGGCTCAGCCTCGTCGAGGTCAACGGCCCCTTCCTGAGCCTGCCGGTGCTCATCGACACCTGGCCGACCCTGGACGCCCTGGACAAGACCGAGCTCCCCGTCCTGCGGCAGCGGCACACACGCTGGCAGGCCGACGGCGCGTCGGGCGCCGGGGACTGGATCGACTACGTACTGCGGGACCTGCTCGGCTGGGGCGACGCCCTGCACACCGAGGAACTCGACGCGCTGCGGATGGAGGTCGGCGAGCACGACACGACCCTGACCCCCGACTTCGTGCTCGCCGAACCCGGTGCCGAGCCGCGCGGCGAGCAGGTGCGGCTGATCGGGCTGCGATGCGCGCCCGGCCAGGTGCCGACCTCGCGGATCGCGGGCTCGCCGTGGGCCGCGACGCCGGTGGACCGGGTGTCGACGCTGTGCCGCAAGCACGGCGTCGAACTGGGCCTGGTCACCGACGGCCGCTGGTGGGCGCTGGTGTGGGCGCCGCGCGGTGGGGCCACCGGCACCGCCGTCTTCGACGCCGTGCCCTGGGCGGAGGCCGCCGAGCGCCAGGTGGTGCGGGCCTTCCGCTCGCTGCTGTGTCGACGCCGGTTCTTCGGCGTCCCCGACGGCGAGCAGCTGATCCCCCTGCTGGTGCGGAGCAAGGACAACCAGGAGGACATCACCGACCGGCTCGGCGTCCAGGTCCGCCAGGCCGTGGAACTGCTGGTGGCCGCCGTCGGCCGTGCCGAGCTGGAGGAACGCCGGACCGGCGAGGTCGAGCCGCGCTCGGCGCAGGAGGTCTATCGGGCCTCGGTGATGGTGATGATGCGGATCGTGTTCCTGCTCTTCGCCGAGGAGCGCGGCCTGCTGCCCGCCGACAACGACCTGTACATGAAGTCGTACTCGGCCGGGGGCCTGCGGGCCGAACTGGCCGAGCGGGCCAGGGACAGCGGCGAGAACGTCCTGGAGCACGGCTATGCGGCCTGGCATCGGCTGCTCGCGTTGTTCGAAGCCGTCTACTCCGGGGTGGAGCACCCCCGGCTGACGATGCACGCCCACGACGGCTCGATCTTCGACCCGGCGGGTTACGCCACCCTGCCGAGGCGCATCGACGACCGCACCGTGCTGCACATGCTCTCGGCGGTGCAGGAGGTGACGATCGGACGCGGGCGCAAGGCCGAGACCCGCTCGGTCAGCTTCCGCTCGCTCGACGTCGAGCAGATCGGCTACGTCTACGAGGGCCTGCTGTCCTTCGAGGGCCTGCGCGCCGACGAGGTCGTCATCGGCCTGATCGGCAAGGAGGGCATGGAGGAGGAGGTCGCCCTCACCGATCTGGAGGAGCTGGCCGCCCAGAGCGAGGACGTGCCTGCCTTGGCAGCCATGCTCGCCGAGCTGTTCAAGGCCTCCAAGATCGGCTCGGCGGCGGCGCTGGCGAAGAAGCTGGCGCCCGTGACCGGGGTGGCGCGAGAGGAACAACGCAAGCGGCTACTCGCGGTGAACGGCAAGGATCACGAACTCGCCGAGCGGCTGCTGCCTTTCGCCGAGCTGATCCGGCCCGACCTGCGGGGCCTGCCGACGGTGATCCTGCCCGGCGCGCTGTTCGTCACCGAGTCCTCGCTGCGCAAGAACACCGGCACCCACTACACCCCGCGGTTCCTCGCCGAGGAGGTCGTGGAGGGCGCGTTGCAGCCGTTGGTCTACACCCACGGGCCCTTGCAGACCGCCGACGAGAGCACCTGGCAGCCCAAGACCAGCGCGGAGCTGCTGCGCCTGCGGGTCGCCGACATCGCGATGGGCTCGGCGGCCTTCCTGGTCGCCGCCGCCCGCTACCTCGGCGACCGACTGGTGGAGGCCTGGACGCGCGAGGGCCACGAACTGGTGCGGGACTACCGCGCCGAGGACCACGTCACCGACCCGGACTCCGACCCGGTGCGCATCACGGCCCGGCGGCTGGTCATCGAGCACTGTCTCTACGGGGCGGACATCAACGAGATGGCCGTGGAGATGGCCAAGCTGTCGCTGTGGCTGGTCTCGATGGACGCCACCCGGCCGTTCACCTTCCTCGACGACCGGCTGGTGGCGGGCGATTCGCTGCTCGGCATCACCAGCCTGGACCAGCTGGAATACCTGCACCTGGACCCGGAGAAGGGCCGGGAGATCCACGAGGACGACGTCTTCGGCTGGACGGCGGGCGTGCGGGAACTGGTCGCCGAGATCGCGGCGGCCCGGCGCCGACTCACCGAGATCGAACTCGGCTCGGATCCGCTCGCCGCGCTGGCGGAGAAGCGGCGTTTACTGGCCGAGGCCGCCCGGCGGACCGAGCAGGTCCGGCTGTTCGCGGATCTGACGGTGGGTGCCGCGCTGTCGCGGGCGGGCAAGGGCGACCGGGCAGTGGCCGCCGCCTCGGTGGCGGCGGCCCAGCTGGCGGCGGGCGTCGCGGCGGGGGAGCCGGGCGCGCTGGAGAAGGCCGAGCAGCAGCGAACCGACTGGCTGGCGACGGATCAGGTTCCGGGGTCGTTTGATCGCGAGCCGATTCACTGGCCGCTGGTGTTTCCGGAGGTGTTCGAGGGGGGCGGGTTCGACGCGGTGGTGGGGAATCCGCCGTTTTTGGGTGGGAAGAAGGTTAGTGGTGCAACTGGCTCCTCCTATCGAGAGTACCTAACTTTGTTTATCGCGAAAGAAAGGAAAGGAAACGCCGACCTGGTTGCATTCTTCGTGCTGCGCTTTGGTGATTTGTCCGGTCCTGCTGGTCAATTTGGACTTGTCGCTACCAGCACTCTGGCGCAAGGCGATACGCGAGAGGTTGGACTAGATCAACTGATTGAGGGCGGAGCAATGATACGCCGTGCCGTCAAGAGTGCGCGGTGGCCATCGAGATCTGCGGCGTTGGAGTACTGTGCGGTGTGGGCCAGCTTCCAGAATCTTTCGGGGGCTGCTGAAAGGGTTCTTGATGGCGCCCTGGTTCAGGGCGTTACATCGTCACTTCTCGCTGAATCTCGGGCGATGGGAAACCCGAAGAGACTGGTCGCAAATTCCGGGTTGGCGTTTCAAGGCGCAGTCGTGCTGGGTCTTGGATTCACGCTGGATGTTGACCGCGTGGGAAAGTTGATTGATGGAGACCGTCGGAATCTCGATATCCTATTCCCTTACCTTAATGGCAAGGACATAAACTCTCGGTCGGATCTATCGGCGAGTCGCTGGGTGATCAATTTCCATGACTGGGATCAGGCTCGCGCTAGAGAGTACTCGGAATGTTTCGAGAAGGTGAATTCCGAGGTTAGGCCTGAGCGCGAAAAAAGCAATCGAAATGTTTATCGGGTCAAGTGGTGGCAGTTTGCCGAGAAGCAGTTTGCAATGCAGGACGCGATTGCGGGGCTCGATCGAGTTATTCTCATTGCGCTGGTAAGTAATACTGTTATGCCGGTAATGGTGAAGACAGGGCAGGTCTTCTCGCATGCACTCGAGGTGTTCGCCACTGATGATGCGGCCCTGCTGAGTCTCCTGAGCTGTGCGCCCCATTATTGGTGGGTGTTGGCGCGGGCATCGACTCTAGGGGTTGGCGCTGGGGTTCGTTACACGCCATCCGACGTCTTCGAGACTTTCCCCTTTCCCACCCTCACGCAAGAAATGCGTGACCTCGGCGACCGCCTCGACACCTTCCGGCGGGAGGTCATGCTCGGCAGGCAGCTCGGGCTCACCAAGCTGTACAACCAGGTCTTCAGCGCCGACTACGTCGACGACGACCTGACAGAGCTGCGACGCATCCACCGGGCCATCGACGAGGCCACCGTCCGCGCGTACGGCTGGGACGACCTGCTCGATCAGCTCGACCACGGCTTCCACCCGGCGGGCAAGGACACCCGCTACACCATCGGCCCGGCCGCGCAGCGGGAGATCCTGGATCGGTTGCTGGAGCTGAATCACGAGCGGTACGCCCAGGAAGTCGCCGAAGGGTTGCACGACAAGAAGTCGGCCAAGCAGAAGCAGACGGCCAAGGCGAAGAAGCAGGCACCGCCGCAGGAAGAGGGGCTGTTCTGA
- the drmD gene encoding DISARM system SNF2-like helicase DrmD: MSSSTTDQPVLNALVSVRGQKWVVSAIEPGGRHTLTTLQSVEDGRFGDTLEVIWEIEPGRRTLPSGVLPEVARHGFDEPGRLAAFLDAVRWSAITSAEVKTLQAPFRSGVAIEDYQLEPVARAIGAPRVNLLLADDVGLGKTVEAGLVVQELLLRHRGHRVLIVCPAGLTLKWQDEMAAKFGLDFTIIDSERCAEVRRTYGSSANPFEVFPKAIVSLPWLRTAKAQRLLDEILPPDGPTYPRTFDLLILDEAHHVAPAAPKQVYAVDSQQTKLIRRLAPHFTHRLFLSATPHNGYQASFTALLEILDDQRFLRGFEPDRAAVKDTVIRRLKRQIRNPDGTPRFPERHTGAIPVHYPDDEREIHALLVEFATLRKKKLVTRRGKRATDLVTLLLKKRLFSSPSAFAHTVGVYLNTLRSRSAPVDVDLDLDEPEWLDDYEDSIDAYDDEQLAQAEDDILDRTRPLQPDPSTQETDLLERMHRWAREHEASPDAKARELVNYLRSVCRPDEHWTNERVVVFTEYRDTQLWLAALLRQEGLGDDRLELLHGGMATADRERLREAFQKAPTEYPVRILLATDAASEGIDLHRHCHRLVNYDIPFNPNKLEQRIGRIDRYGQTETPDVRHFVGTGFGREVDAFEADLEFLSRVATKVSAMQADLGTVNAVLADAVQNKMLGRHVVIDVDHAGEGTARGQERLSATETDLGEQIARLRSNLDATVESMGITPASVRRVVDTALELSRERPLRPVRDELHHADGLFEVPVLGGSWSRATAGLTERFPKPDSEPRQLPITFDQAVAKGRDDVVLAHLNHPLVSMSTELLRAAVSNEDIGLSRVTAVVSDDPAMEEVLVGAYSRFVLVGGDGVRLHEEVLFAGGWLPAGGRFRRVESLSRLRNHLSTALDGGRRASGVVEDRLRLRWDAKARDALLASVDARAATRRESLERILGERREAEQRRIVTNLDQFAHSLRKALSAEDEPEDGTLFSEADIKSPDELAQYRRDRQAGEDRLQRLTDERDRELALVAQRYRDPRPQLFPVAVVFVVPKREATR, from the coding sequence GTGTCGAGTTCGACGACGGACCAGCCGGTCCTCAACGCGCTGGTGTCGGTGCGAGGCCAGAAATGGGTGGTCAGCGCGATCGAGCCCGGCGGACGACACACGCTGACGACCTTGCAGAGCGTGGAGGACGGCCGCTTCGGCGACACGCTCGAGGTGATCTGGGAGATCGAGCCCGGCCGCCGCACCCTGCCCAGCGGGGTCTTGCCCGAGGTCGCCCGGCACGGCTTCGACGAACCCGGACGACTGGCCGCCTTCCTCGACGCCGTGCGCTGGTCGGCGATCACCTCGGCGGAGGTCAAGACCCTCCAGGCGCCCTTCCGGTCCGGGGTGGCGATCGAGGACTACCAGCTGGAGCCGGTCGCCAGGGCCATCGGGGCGCCGAGGGTGAACCTGCTGCTCGCCGACGACGTCGGCCTCGGCAAGACGGTCGAGGCCGGGCTGGTCGTTCAGGAACTCCTGTTGCGACACCGAGGACACCGCGTCCTCATCGTCTGCCCGGCGGGGCTGACGCTGAAATGGCAGGACGAGATGGCCGCCAAGTTCGGTCTCGACTTCACCATCATCGACTCGGAACGCTGTGCCGAGGTCCGCCGCACCTACGGCTCCTCGGCCAACCCCTTCGAGGTCTTCCCCAAGGCGATCGTCAGCCTGCCCTGGCTGCGCACCGCCAAGGCACAGCGGCTGCTCGACGAGATCCTGCCGCCGGACGGCCCCACCTACCCGAGGACCTTCGACCTGCTGATCCTGGACGAGGCGCACCACGTCGCCCCGGCCGCGCCCAAACAGGTCTACGCCGTGGACTCGCAGCAGACGAAGCTGATCCGGCGGCTCGCCCCGCACTTCACCCACCGGCTGTTCCTGTCGGCCACCCCGCACAACGGGTATCAGGCCTCGTTCACCGCGTTGTTGGAGATCCTGGACGACCAGCGCTTTCTTCGAGGGTTCGAGCCGGACCGGGCCGCGGTGAAGGACACGGTCATCCGCAGGCTCAAGCGGCAGATCCGCAATCCCGACGGGACTCCGCGATTCCCGGAGCGGCATACCGGGGCGATCCCGGTGCACTACCCGGACGACGAGCGGGAGATTCACGCGCTGCTCGTCGAGTTCGCCACGCTGCGGAAGAAGAAGCTGGTCACTCGGCGGGGGAAGCGCGCCACCGACCTGGTGACCCTGCTGCTGAAGAAGCGGCTCTTCTCCAGCCCGTCCGCCTTCGCCCACACCGTCGGCGTCTACCTGAACACCCTGCGCTCCCGATCGGCGCCCGTCGACGTCGACCTCGACCTCGACGAGCCGGAGTGGCTGGACGACTATGAGGACTCGATCGACGCCTACGACGACGAGCAGCTCGCCCAGGCCGAGGACGACATCCTGGACCGGACTCGCCCGCTCCAGCCCGACCCGAGTACGCAGGAGACAGACCTGCTGGAGCGGATGCACCGCTGGGCGCGGGAACACGAGGCCAGCCCCGATGCCAAGGCCCGCGAGCTCGTCAACTACCTGCGGTCGGTCTGCCGTCCGGACGAGCACTGGACGAACGAGCGGGTCGTGGTGTTCACCGAGTACCGCGACACCCAGCTCTGGCTGGCGGCACTGCTGCGGCAGGAGGGCCTGGGCGATGACCGCCTGGAACTGCTGCACGGCGGGATGGCCACCGCCGACCGCGAGCGGCTGCGCGAGGCGTTCCAGAAGGCGCCCACGGAGTACCCGGTGCGCATCCTGCTGGCCACCGACGCGGCCAGCGAAGGGATCGACCTGCATCGACACTGTCACCGGCTGGTCAACTACGACATCCCGTTCAACCCGAACAAACTGGAACAGCGGATCGGGCGCATCGACCGATACGGGCAGACCGAGACCCCCGACGTCCGGCACTTCGTCGGCACCGGCTTCGGCCGGGAGGTCGACGCCTTCGAGGCGGACCTGGAGTTCCTGTCCAGGGTGGCGACCAAGGTCTCGGCGATGCAGGCCGACCTCGGGACGGTCAACGCCGTACTCGCCGACGCCGTCCAGAACAAGATGCTGGGCAGGCACGTCGTGATCGACGTCGATCACGCCGGGGAGGGCACCGCCCGAGGTCAGGAGCGACTCTCGGCGACGGAGACCGACCTCGGGGAGCAGATCGCCCGGCTGCGGTCGAACCTGGACGCCACCGTCGAGTCGATGGGCATCACTCCGGCCTCGGTGCGTCGCGTGGTGGACACCGCGCTGGAACTGTCCCGCGAGCGCCCGCTTCGGCCCGTTCGCGACGAGCTGCACCACGCCGACGGCCTGTTCGAGGTGCCGGTGCTCGGCGGGTCGTGGTCGCGCGCGACCGCCGGACTGACCGAGCGGTTCCCTAAACCGGACAGTGAACCCCGGCAGCTGCCGATCACCTTCGACCAGGCGGTGGCCAAGGGCCGCGACGACGTGGTGCTCGCCCATCTGAATCATCCGCTGGTGTCGATGTCCACCGAACTGCTGCGGGCCGCAGTGTCCAATGAGGACATCGGGCTGAGTCGGGTCACCGCCGTGGTGAGCGACGACCCCGCGATGGAGGAGGTGCTGGTCGGTGCGTACTCCCGATTCGTCCTGGTCGGCGGCGACGGCGTCCGGCTGCACGAGGAGGTGCTGTTCGCGGGCGGTTGGCTGCCCGCAGGCGGCCGGTTCCGCCGCGTCGAGAGCCTCAGCAGGCTGCGCAACCACCTGAGCACCGCGCTCGACGGCGGGCGGCGGGCCTCCGGGGTGGTGGAGGACCGACTACGGCTTCGGTGGGATGCCAAGGCACGGGACGCGCTGCTGGCCTCGGTGGATGCCCGCGCCGCGACCCGACGCGAGTCGCTGGAACGCATCCTGGGCGAACGGCGGGAGGCCGAGCAGCGGCGGATCGTCACCAACCTCGATCAGTTCGCCCACTCCCTGCGTAAGGCGCTGTCCGCCGAGGATGAACCCGAGGACGGCACCTTGTTCAGCGAAGCCGACATCAAGAGCCCCGACGAGCTGGCCCAGTATCGGCGCGACCGACAGGCGGGAGAGGACCGCCTGCAGCGGCTCACCGACGAGCGCGACCGGGAGCTCGCACTCGTCGCACAGCGCTACCGTGACCCCCGTCCGCAGCTGTTCCCCGTCGCCGTCGTCTTCGTCGTGCCCAAGCGAGAGGCCACCCGATGA
- a CDS encoding pentapeptide repeat-containing protein, with protein MTSEAAPRRRPRTRPSPKHPAETHLRPLRWWVVACCAALVLAAGFGLGGWGWQRAAQLTGNDRVAAQNEAVRTGLTAAGGVGAALALLLAFRRQRATEAAAEETRYDAAERRVTELQLKAVEQLGSDQAPVRLGGLHALDRLGDGSPEHRQTVIDLLCAYLRMPFLEPGLLPPDPTAEQIAEDQERAQERVVRLTAQRLLADRLRGRDRSNAAGPANPRHWPGEFDIDLSRANLINLDFEGCVFGRANFSTARFLGQARFGRAVFTGDAWFTKAEFTSDAAFPDVVFAGFASFDTASFRGDTQFVRTRFTGSAGFAGASFHKPVSFLSPTFQGAASFSSTVFPTHEEVSRSFPRTVQPVEPVEFLDASVRLDGRRHAVWLEDVPDESPDRGR; from the coding sequence GTGACATCGGAAGCCGCCCCGCGTCGACGACCTCGGACCCGGCCGTCGCCGAAACACCCAGCTGAGACCCACCTACGCCCGCTGCGCTGGTGGGTGGTGGCCTGCTGTGCCGCGCTGGTGCTGGCGGCCGGGTTCGGGCTGGGCGGCTGGGGCTGGCAGCGAGCGGCACAGTTGACCGGCAATGATCGGGTCGCCGCGCAGAACGAGGCCGTCCGCACCGGACTCACGGCGGCGGGCGGTGTCGGGGCGGCGCTGGCCCTGCTGCTGGCGTTCCGGCGGCAACGCGCCACCGAGGCGGCGGCCGAGGAGACGCGCTACGACGCCGCCGAGCGCCGGGTCACCGAGTTGCAGCTCAAGGCCGTCGAACAGCTGGGGTCGGACCAGGCGCCGGTCCGGCTGGGCGGGCTGCATGCGCTCGACCGGCTCGGCGACGGCAGTCCCGAACACCGCCAGACCGTCATCGACCTGCTGTGTGCCTACCTTCGGATGCCGTTCCTCGAACCGGGCCTGCTGCCGCCGGACCCCACCGCCGAACAGATCGCCGAGGATCAGGAACGGGCGCAGGAGCGCGTGGTCCGGCTCACCGCCCAGCGGCTGCTGGCGGATCGGCTTCGCGGGCGCGACCGTTCAAACGCCGCGGGGCCAGCAAATCCTCGGCACTGGCCGGGAGAGTTCGACATCGACCTCAGTCGGGCGAACCTGATCAATCTGGACTTCGAAGGCTGCGTCTTCGGCCGGGCGAACTTCTCCACGGCCCGGTTCCTCGGGCAGGCCCGATTCGGCCGGGCCGTCTTCACCGGCGATGCCTGGTTCACCAAGGCCGAGTTCACCAGCGATGCGGCTTTTCCCGATGTCGTGTTCGCCGGCTTCGCTTCCTTCGACACGGCATCCTTCCGTGGCGACACTCAGTTCGTCCGAACGCGATTCACCGGCAGTGCGGGGTTCGCAGGCGCCTCGTTCCACAAACCTGTCTCGTTCCTGAGCCCGACATTTCAGGGTGCGGCCTCGTTCTCCAGCACCGTGTTTCCCACACACGAAGAAGTCAGCAGGTCGTTCCCCAGGACGGTGCAGCCCGTCGAACCGGTCGAGTTCCTCGACGCCTCGGTGCGGCTCGACGGACGGAGGCACGCCGTCTGGTTGGAAGACGTACCCGACGAGTCCCCTGACAGGGGCCGATGA
- a CDS encoding DUF7711 family protein codes for MKWTRAVWHLESLAQSCADMATRPASIFPLRVEQLWVFGEVLGAERDLDDVSVALAVDLPVEAVPWLDEPSGSQHWGGAVRLPKSPIVARWRSVHAPVWNHRIDRPALLWDSANGIAEETLAALREGRGESVRTAAESAEAVRARLDAELALSLRALRDRSEAYADRRWKPGKLEPVSDALWRVGAGYLDVLDAVRAADGR; via the coding sequence GTGAAGTGGACCCGTGCCGTCTGGCATCTCGAGAGCCTCGCCCAGAGCTGCGCCGACATGGCGACGCGCCCCGCGTCGATCTTCCCGCTGCGGGTCGAGCAGCTGTGGGTGTTCGGGGAGGTCCTCGGCGCGGAGCGGGATCTCGACGACGTCTCCGTCGCGCTGGCGGTCGACCTGCCCGTCGAGGCGGTGCCGTGGCTGGACGAGCCGTCCGGTTCCCAGCACTGGGGCGGGGCCGTGCGGCTGCCCAAGAGCCCGATCGTGGCGCGCTGGCGCTCGGTGCACGCCCCGGTGTGGAATCACCGCATCGACCGGCCCGCGCTGCTCTGGGACTCCGCGAACGGAATCGCCGAGGAGACCCTGGCCGCGCTGCGCGAGGGGCGGGGCGAGTCGGTGCGTACGGCGGCGGAGTCCGCCGAGGCGGTGCGCGCCCGGCTCGACGCGGAGCTGGCGCTGAGTCTGCGCGCCCTGCGGGATCGGAGCGAGGCCTATGCGGATCGGCGGTGGAAGCCGGGAAAGCTCGAACCGGTCTCCGACGCGTTGTGGCGGGTGGGCGCCGGGTATCTCGACGTGCTCGACGCGGTGCGGGCCGCCGACGGGCGTTGA